The genomic window TACAAAAAAGAGTTGTAGAAGCATCAAATCTATGACAACTCCCcttcaaagttcaaagttCAAAGTTATGAATGATTAAATTGATCAAGTTTCACGTGGAGTGGTGGATATACTCACCATTTAATATCTcaactctatatatatttcttatttaaaaaaaaaaaagaatttaaacgCATATTAAAAAGCATCGCAAGAGCTTTTTGCTTGGATGGTTGTTGGGGATTTCAACGCAACCATCTCGCTATCAGATGCTTCCACTCCAAATGTCACGCATTACTCTCCAGCCACGGAAATATCTTTCACTTGTGCTTTTTGAATAgtgatttatttaattttgactATTTAAGGTCCCACTTGATCAAATAGAAAACCTAATTGCGAATATGCTCTCTTTTATTCACAAAACAGTGGCTATCAAATCGTAAATAACTTGGTACATTTATCGTAAAATAATATTACACTATTCATTTAAATTACTTgtattatatatcatttatttacGGTTTTTGTCAcaattgttttcatattaattttgctatataaatttggttatgTAGCTAATAAgcatatacaaaatattgtttttcattaatctgcatttcattttgttttatccaaTCCGTGATTCATAATAACACACTTTAGTTTTGGAGTTTCATTGTTTCAATATAAGCTTCCTACTCCGATcctaaacatatatatcttgaAGAGTTGGAGAAGATTTGTTATGCATTCTTATGGAAATGAATCACGTCTTCAACACATGGAGTCAAAATGACTTGAGATTCTTATTGCTTTTCAAAATAATGTGGATGTCTTTGCATGAGAAGATTAATCGATTGGAAAAAGATTTTCGTGTTTAAGTTGATTCGACTCTTGTTTTGGGAGAAAGTTTGCTATATATGTATCACGGattttcaagaatttgatGGAAGACTCTATTTTCTAGGTTTTCAACTACCAAAACGTAGGTAGCTGGATCATTCATGGTATTCAATTGACTGATGATCCTAGCTAGCATTGAGCATGTTTATAACTTTTCTTTCCTCAATATATAGTGTACTGTCTATTTTACATAAATCTCCAAGCTCTCCACAGTTTTTGTCATTCAGATAAAAAGTTTTATCAGAATAAAATTTGTAGAGGGTGGGAATCTTTGTTGATgatataattaaaacaaacaatttttttttggcaggtggaacaaaaacaaaataaacaactcTGTTTGATTGCAACTACACAATAAAAGTTCTAACCAAAAAGGTAtgtaaaatgattttattttaagaaaaaaaaaatgattttattttatttattttgggaaTAAATCTaccaaatattaaatgttaGAATGTTGATGGCAACGGAACCATCCACGCGGCAATGAACATGGCCTTTCAAAAATtaggttcttttttttttttgataattggAAAACGGCTTACAAATTCATACTATAACATTACATagaatataactatataatataaaaatgaaatgaatacTAAGCTGTTAAGAatactttattaaaagataaacatcaatattgaaaaaaaaaaaaaaacaaatcaagttGATTGTGGAAAGAGAAGATTAGACAAGAACCGAAACAGTCGGCCATAATTAAGCAATGGTTAACTTTTAATCTTTTAGTGTTGTGGATTTTGAAAACACTACTCGGTCTTAAGCAGTTCAATTGTGTTACAACGATGTTACGTGCCCTCTTACAAAAATTGTGTTAAGACGATGTTCACGTTTTTCGAAAACTAATCCAATGTGAAATGATGAAATAAATCGAACTAtaaatttgtttggttatatGACTAgtactataaaacaaaaacttgctTGCTTATATCAATAGTAGGGGGGAAATCGTGATACACTTTTACTGAAAatgatctttcttttctttttttgttctttcaatgCAAATTTTGTAACATGTTACATTTTCgaattcattttttctaaatgTACTTCTCAAATAATATTGGTACTAGTAGAACATTACCAGAAAATTTTAACACGATTATCAACACGTTTTATTCGTAGTTAGTTAGGCTTAAGCAGCACGTTGAAAAATACAAGTAACTAACTACGAATACATGATCTACGAAAAATGTTTGTTGAACTAAACGAAAAGTTATCAACATAGAGTTTTAAACACATTAGTAGCAAGACAATGGACAAAACCCGTACCGAGGCACTCTAGTAGTTTGCGTGTAATAAAAAACACAAGACGAGAATCCACTACTACGTTACAAAAGtcttgagatttgttttttttttcaatcaaatagAAAACGATTATAAGCAGAGAGACAAGATCTAATGGTTTTAGCTAGACATCATCACATTGTCAATAGATTGTAGAGCTTGGTTTGCGAAAAACCTGACATCAACATCTGGATCCTCGCTTAGCTCCACAAGCCCAGGACGAATCGTCTTCTCCACAACCTTTTTTcaccacaaaaccaaaatcaaacagagCTGTTTTCATAACAAACTAATAAACTAAATGGAGTTGGCGATGCACTTACCGATTGATCAACTATTGGAATGAGGGATTGAAGTACTTTAGCGACGTTGAATTTGATGTTTGGAACTCTGTAGTAGTGAAAGAGTTGTTTATTTACTTAATATGTTTGAAGTACAATGATTTGAGTATTAACTATTTTACAGTGAGAACTTGCCTGTCTTTAGATGCAGTCATTACTACAGGTAAGAGCTTAGAGCATGTAATCTCTGAGCCCATTACAGGTGCAAGAAGAGACACCGCACGCAAAATGGTCATTCGGTAGAGATAGTGAGGGTTGTTAACCATCTCAAGAACCTGCGGATTAATGAATAGCGACTAATTAACACTAACAAGATAGACACTGACTTTTCTAAAGTTGTAAAAATTCTAGACAAACCTGAGGAACTATATGTTGCATTGCCCATTCAGGACCAAATTCCTCAGCAAGCCGCTTGAGATTGTTAGCAGCAGCATCGCGGATTGAGTGAACCTAATGAGAGCatccgcaaaaaaaaaaaaaaaaaaaaaaaaaaaaaaaaatcaatttctataaataaGAAGCGGTATAATCTGATCATTCCCAGTAAaagtaagagagagaaagaaataccTTGTCTTGTAACCATTGCATGCAAAGAGCACCAAGCTTATCGTCAAAGAAGCCAACACCTAACTGACTTGCCAACAAAGGGATATACTCGATTATAGCAAGTCTTACTCTCCAGTGTCTATCTTCAGCAAGTTCTACAATAGCTGGCAACAAGGATTGTGATAGTAGATCAATCCCAATAACCTGCcacatataaaatatagaagTCATCAACTGAATATGGATGGGCGAGAAAGGCAAGTTAAAAGAGTGAAAgtcttttaaacaaaacatgttatcATGAAGCCATTGGCATGATCTGGTTTGGGTATTTCTGTTGTAACAAACCTGATTCACTTGGTCAAGTTTGCTGATAATGTTCAAGCGTACATCCGGGAACTCATCTTtcaatagagaaagaaagattggAAGGAGATGCTCAATTGTTGCAtcctaaaatagaaaaaacaacGTGAAGTTAAAATCTGCAACATACACAATCCAACCAAAACATCCTGTATAAGAAACGCACGTCAATTAAACTCATTTTTGTACAATTGGTAACAACCTAAGTATATTTCTTCTTAATGATGAAAGAGCACATGAGACGCTTCAGACATCAGGACGAAAAACAGTTGGACATAGTCATAATCATTAAGATGCTAAAATGAATTTGTGCATTATGAACCAACACATCTCTGTTTGCAAACTCTCTTACCTTACCCAAGACTGGAGCCATTCCCATTATAACTGAGGCCAATGCAGATCTGACATGCTGAGAAGAGTCTGATGATAGCTCCTACAGGTAGCATTAAGAGGAATCATCAGTAATATGCAACAACTATACGTTGATTTTCTGTAAGGAACTTGGAAAACAATTGAATTCTCTTAAGCATGTACCTTCACACAGGGGAGAATGTGCTGGATAGCAATTTCAGGGTTTAGAATCCGACAAAACTTTGTAACTTTTCCGGCAGCTGCTATGCGTACTTCAGCTTCATTATCACGAAGTAGGCGCACATATGCAGGCACCAGCTCCGTCCTTAAAATAGAAGACACAGTAAATAGTATCAAGAGGAAGTAAATGGGATCATCAAGTTCCTTAAGCCTATTGGATGATATGCATTTCTATATTGAACATTAAATTAGCCCATCAAAGGTATTAAAACATGCTGCATTAGGTTTATGCAAAACGTTCTTACCTAGTAGGCTCAGGTCCCACGGCTTCACAAAGCTCGTAGAGTTGATTTGCAACCATATAGCGCACACGCCAAGACTTATCCTGCTCAGTGAAAAAGTACAAAGATTAAGcatttcttttaaatgtaGATCATCAGCATAAAAGCCTACAGACATAATCACCTGCGAGAAATTAACAATCACGGGAAGAATGTGTTGGACACAATCCTGAGGCTCCAACAATTTCCCAAGAGCAGCACAACCCTCAACGGCCAATAATCTAACAGAATCTTGATCTGATATGAAAAAAACGTAAGATGAAATTCGACAAATATATATGCTGTAGAGTAAATAAACGCTCAGTGTTCAATACCATCTTGAGTAAGATCCTCAAACATGGACATAACGTCGGTCTTCAAATGCGCTGATTCAACCGTAGCAGCAAATTTCCCAAGATTAGTTGCTGCAGCTCTCCTTACCATCGGCATATCATCCTGACAAAGCTGAGTATACAACGATCTTAACTCAGTCTTCAACATATCCGGCGCGCTCGGGTATGCAATATGGAAAACACCGCAAGCCGATACTCTAGCTGTGAACCACTCACCAGCGGCAAGTCGCTTAACTAACGAAATGAAATGATCAACCAAGTCACTCTCCCTCATCTGAGAGCCAACTCTACAAAGCGACTCAACAGCTTTCTCCCTAACACAAGTTTCTTCGACAGTCGAAAGAGTTTCCAAAGGTGGAAGAAGAACATGTGCATACTCAACACCACCAACATAAGGAATAAACACACCCAATTCTTCAGCCATTGCTAATAAaacctcatcatcatcgtcattgTTTTCGCTAAGGAAAGGGATCAATTCCTTTCTAGTCCTCTCTTCCCCAAGAGCACGAGCGATCGTAGAAAGCCTTCTGATGGAATTCAATCTTAGCTGAATATCATCGTTTTTTAACTCGTCTATAAGTACGGCGATTGGGTACAACGGCTCATCGATCATAGACATCttcaacaacaccaacaacaaaattacagCATAATTATAACGAGATCGTAAAATCAATTTCCAGAGCCCAATTCTCAGGAGATGATCAATTAGGCGAATCTAAATTACCATTTCTATCAAAAGATAAACAGACCAACAATCAAATCGGAAATTGGGTCTTACCTCAACACAAACACGGCTCAATTTTCTCCTCAACGAAACACAAAATTTCGTTCGACctacgaagaaaaaaaagaggatcTAATGGCGAAatgtctcttttctttattgaGAGCAAACGACGACGTCTTTATTTAATTGGAACCATACCCTTCTTAAATGGGCTTTAACGGGCCTTTTGGCCCACGACGTTTATGCTGTTTCGGTCAGGACTTTACTTTTGCGATTCATTTCTTGCAATTTACCAATTTTATAGAGTTTTCACTATTCCTTCGTgaaatataaattcaaatgTGGAAAAAACATTACCGATACAAATGAtagaattttctaaaaatgacATAACAAAATTTCCATAATATAATTACATTTGTTATAAGTACAACGACAATATGTGTGTATACtaacaaattaaattgatTCATCTTCGAGATTGAGAAACAAATGATATGCaagtaaaccaaaaacagGAACAAACCTTAGATACTTCACCAATTcaatcttgttcttcttcacattttgCAGGTTCTCTCCAATCAACCATGGCTGAAAGATTGTGTACAGACATATATCCCATATAAACGCGTAAGCTAGTCTCTCCGATCCCAAATAACCAATCAGATACTGCCATCTGTCCATGATTCCACCGAAATCACCATCTGCTCGACCGTAGAGAGACCACAATGCTGATATCAGACACACCGTAGCTCCGGTCAGACCAACTATTGGTGCACCTTTGGTCATCACTTCACCAAGTTGAGACCTTTTGCTTGGTTTATCATCTGGGTCAGCGTCATTGAGCCGTAAAGCCATGTATGGGATTAGAAACGCTGTTTGCAACATGAGATCAACAGAACCAATAATCTAGTTTAGAGGGTTGCTTTCCAGAGAAACTGAActtcttaaataaaaactaaagttGTATTTACTGTTTGTAAGGAACATCATGAGACTCCATAAGACGTCAAGAGAGCTTTTGTATCGATTTCTCTTTCGGTCTGTGTATAGCAATGGAGCAAACATGAGTGTCCAAGCTATTACAAAGTTGAATAACCCTTCAGCCATCTgttgaatttaaaaaaaaaaaaacaatttcagaaCGATTTACTTTCACTAATACACAAAAACCTGTTCAGCTCAAAGGTACAAACCGGGTGAAGAACAGGAGCTTGTAAGAAGTGAATACCAGCTGTTCTGTCACAAAGTCCATAAGCAAGAAACTTTCATCAAAGATCAAACAGGTAAACGAAATCGATATATCTTAAGGCTGAACATACCGGCGTTTGTAAGAGgcaagacaaagaagaaattcaGAGAAAGTCCCAAAAGAGAATTCACTGTCTCTGAACTAATTGCCCAAACTGGATCTCCCTGTTGATCATAGagattattttctaattaagcAACCATACAAGATTACACAATCTAAGATAATGCTAACCACAAGCACATATCATGATAATCTATAGAGAGAAGAGCAAATCTCAGTAATAAGTTGAagataacaacaaaactatTCGATTCTCAAAGCATTCAAgcagagaaattgaaaaagttCTCATTCCTAAAAtcatccaaaatccaaattactTTTGAAGATTCATCAATGTGATGCTACATAAACCTTCCAAACATTCACATAATCCATAGATAAATTAGTAGCCACATAGAACTATGGCTATATCAGGAACTATGAGTATGAttcaaaaagaacaaacctaCTAGATTCTCAAAACATTCAAGCAGAGAAATTGAAATGGTTCTCAATTCCTAAAATTATCCTAAATACTTTCAAGATTAATCAATGTGGTGATTCTACATAAACCTTAGAAACATTCACACAGATATATCAATGTCTCAATCTCAGGAACTATGAATACGAATTTTTGAAGGTATTATCACTCACAGGAGCGTAAGGGAGAAGAAAGAGCCATAGTATATACACAGCTTCACTAGTCCATAGAAGATACCGAACAATTCTCCTTATAGAATCATCTTCAACCTCTACCGTCGCCGTCTCCGGTTTCCGGCGAGCACAGCATAAGAAGGAACTGTCTCGTGTTCGTAATTTGAAACGATTCGTAGACTGCCATGGATTGTAGCAGCGATCGACTGTGGAGATTTCTCTACTCCGAAGAAAATGGCGGCGAATTTGTGGCGATTTGATTTGGGAACTGTGGAGACGGTGACGGAGATATGTCAACGTCGGTGAGGTTATCAGAATCATCGTCGTCCCTTCACTGCATTATCCACCGTTTAGTcggagaattttttttatttatctgaGAGAGACTTGCTAAAACGGCAGCGTATTGGTTATCTAAATTTGAAAgcaacgacgtcgttttaatTGAATCGAATTACACATTACAGTTGGCTTTAAACAGGCCATTGGCCCACGGCCTTATAAAACGCCGTTTCGGTGAGACACTGAAATTGGATAGTCACATCATTATTATGGGTGCTAAGCCAAATATCTTTTTCATCATTATTATTCGACATTCCTCAATTTTCGTCAACTTCTTTTAACAACCCCAAAATCATGGTTATATAACTTTGCTTTATATCTAGAGGCttagttaaataaataaataaattcaaaattaaaagaacaTTGAATCATGTAGGCAAGATTCAATTTCAactattttggttaattttattatttattttcatttaattattgTGGAACGTATGATTTATTCATGTAGATAGTTTTCTAATCTCATTAGAATATCTTATCATATAATTTAAGTGTGgaccaaaacataatttatttcttctacgttatttctcttttttttttgtgtgcaaaatACTTGTATTCATTCAATCAAGAAAGAACCAAATACAAAGAGAACTGACTTATTTCTCTATATGTAAATTATTGAAGAAATtataccttttaaaaaaataaaaatgtatcgAGATACATTTAAATTTCTGTTGTATGTAATGTGTATACGTGTAATCCAATTTCTTGGGAttctatataattatttatgttgttATGGTCTGTACAAAAATATCACATGCTTATAATATAAgagatatttcttttatacGTATGTATTCTTTTAATGGTTTTTAATATAGCAATATTAAGATTCATTGTTCATctaaataagtttttattagttagcgcaaaaataaaaactcgtttggagaaacaaaaaatggttaaagcgattaaatattgtttttcaatACATTAAAATTGTTTGCCATCTTCTAAAGTTGTTTACTCACTTCAGAATACATATGATACTCTCTAATGGGAAGAATCCCATGAGCCAAAACCAATTGTctttggagtagaaaaaactTATAGATCTTTTTGTGGAATCATAACCCTAGATTCAGTAGGGTTtattgaaaaaggaaaagataaTACATATCCTAACAAGACATATCCAAACTAATCCACAAAAAAACTAGACGATTCGTGATATATTGGAGATATCAAATGTACGATGTGGCTTCGAATTCCTGCCAAATTCAAAGGGATCTAAAAGGTCTTT from Arabidopsis thaliana chromosome 3, partial sequence includes these protein-coding regions:
- the PP2AA2 gene encoding protein phosphatase 2A subunit A2, coding for MSMIDEPLYPIAVLIDELKNDDIQLRLNSIRRLSTIARALGEERTRKELIPFLSENNDDDDEVLLAMAEELGVFIPYVGGVEYAHVLLPPLETLSTVEETCVREKAVESLCRVGSQMRESDLVDHFISLVKRLAAGEWFTARVSACGVFHIAYPSAPDMLKTELRSLYTQLCQDDMPMVRRAAATNLGKFAATVESAHLKTDVMSMFEDLTQDDQDSVRLLAVEGCAALGKLLEPQDCVQHILPVIVNFSQDKSWRVRYMVANQLYELCEAVGPEPTRTELVPAYVRLLRDNEAEVRIAAAGKVTKFCRILNPEIAIQHILPCVKELSSDSSQHVRSALASVIMGMAPVLGKDATIEHLLPIFLSLLKDEFPDVRLNIISKLDQVNQVIGIDLLSQSLLPAIVELAEDRHWRVRLAIIEYIPLLASQLGVGFFDDKLGALCMQWLQDKVHSIRDAAANNLKRLAEEFGPEWAMQHIVPQVLEMVNNPHYLYRMTILRAVSLLAPVMGSEITCSKLLPVVMTASKDRVPNIKFNVAKVLQSLIPIVDQSVVEKTIRPGLVELSEDPDVDVRFFANQALQSIDNVMMSS
- the PP2AA2 gene encoding protein phosphatase 2A subunit A2 (protein phosphatase 2A subunit A2 (PP2AA2); FUNCTIONS IN: protein phosphatase type 2A regulator activity; INVOLVED IN: response to cadmium ion, regulation of phosphorylation; LOCATED IN: plasma membrane; EXPRESSED IN: 25 plant structures; EXPRESSED DURING: 15 growth stages; CONTAINS InterPro DOMAIN/s: HEAT (InterPro:IPR000357), Armadillo-like helical (InterPro:IPR011989), HEAT, type 2 (InterPro:IPR021133), Armadillo-type fold (InterPro:IPR016024); BEST Arabidopsis thaliana protein match is: protein phosphatase 2A subunit A3 (TAIR:AT1G13320.2); Has 35333 Blast hits to 34131 proteins in 2444 species: Archae - 798; Bacteria - 22429; Metazoa - 974; Fungi - 991; Plants - 531; Viruses - 0; Other Eukaryotes - 9610 (source: NCBI BLink).) encodes the protein MSMIDEPLYPIAVLIDELKNDDIQLRLNSIRRLSTIARALGEERTRKELIPFLSENNDDDDEVLLAMAEELGVFIPYVGGVEYAHVLLPPLETLSTVEETCVREKAVESLCRVGSQMRESDLVDHFISLVKRLAAGEWFTARVSACGVFHIAYPSAPDMLKTELRSLYTQLCQDDMPMVRRAAATNLGKFAATVESAHLKTDVMSMFEDLTQDDQDSVRLLAVEGCAALGKLLEPQDCVQHILPVIVNFSQDKSWRVRYMVANQLYELCEAVGPEPTRTELVPAYVRLLRDNEAEVRIAAAGKVTKFCRILNPEIAIQHILPCVKELSSDSSQHVRSALASVIMGMAPVLGKDATIEHLLPIFLSLLKDEFPDVRLNIISKLDQVNQVIGIDLLSQSLLPAIVELAEDRHWRVRLAIIEYIPLLASQLGVGFFDDKLGALCMQWLQDKVHSIRDAAANNLKRLAEEFGPEWAMQHIVPQVLEMVNNPHYLYRMTILRAVSLLAPVMGSEITCSKLLPVVMTASKDRQFQTSNSTSLKYFNPSFQ
- a CDS encoding uncharacterized protein (unknown protein; Has 98 Blast hits to 98 proteins in 45 species: Archae - 0; Bacteria - 51; Metazoa - 0; Fungi - 0; Plants - 43; Viruses - 0; Other Eukaryotes - 4 (source: NCBI BLink).), with amino-acid sequence MILITSPTLTYLRHRLHSSQIKSPQIRRHFLRSREISTVDRCYNPWQSTNRFKLRTRDSSFLCCARRKPETATVEVEDDSIRRIVRYLLWTSEAVYILWLFLLPYAPGDPVWAISSETVNSLLGLSLNFFFVLPLTNAAGIHFLQAPVLHPMAEGLFNFVIAWTLMFAPLLYTDRKRNRYKSSLDVLWSLMMFLTNTFLIPYMALRLNDADPDDKPSKRSQLGEVMTKGAPIVGLTGATVCLISALWSLYGRADGDFGGIMDRWQYLIGYLGSERLAYAFIWDICLYTIFQPWLIGENLQNVKKNKIELVKYLRFVPVFGLLAYHLFLNLEDESI